The Pochonia chlamydosporia 170 chromosome 1, whole genome shotgun sequence genome window below encodes:
- a CDS encoding Ser/Thr protein phosphatase (similar to Coccidioides immitis RS XP_001247612.1) translates to MAARFTTARIAPPGTSMYPSRSFTDKLQPRPYNNQGYLQNGGSSLPPGAAPLLPNQGRVIQTGPIRVLCIADVRGNLRSLNELAKQARADHIIHTGDFGFYDDTSLDRIAEKTLKHVAQYSPLIPDPVKKAIQQGGNGPVKTRFPASDLPLSELPMLLSGEVKLDVPVYTVWGACEDVRVLEKFRSSEYKVPNLHIIDEARSMLLEIGGVKLRLLGLGGAVVMHKLFDNGEGRTTIAGGQGTMWTTLLQMGELVDTAHRVYDPTETRIFITHASPAREGILNQLSVALKADFSISAGLHFRYGSSYNEFSVNPTLDHYRGKLAASKASFNDVWETVKGEVEPAIAQNEAQQNLLKNALQIVEKMPTTAAGGNPFGGPVTGQAALGQVDESAFKNMWNFNLADAAFGYLVLEIQDGRIGTEMRAQGFNFSHRGAKQQPGTAPPAAATSTAPPSAATTAPTVSTPAPPAATAQPAAPVPRQASGTQQPKGASATSQASGPVKPATPQPGQTSAKSGATKDNEKTPAAPNGSANGPEPASSPAPKVPASDIIGLFIMNVSSEEQCRDLFDDADKGKIVKIEKWGNQNKVVQFKTSEDRDAAMARLPEEIKTRTQEDRSRPLVKIFQHREGKTFSTRGGAGNWGGNARGGASASGYKSAGTGNSDSESNRRGGRGGRGGRGSDRGRGGRGRGGMKGEAGTSSPAAAPSTPAE, encoded by the exons atggctgccagaTTCACCACTGCCAGGATTGCTCCACCAGGAACAAGCATGTATCCGTCACGATCCTTTACTGACAAGCTACAGCCACGACCGTACAACAACCAAGGCTATCTGCAAAACGGTGGCAGTAGCTTGCCGCCCGGTGCCGCTCCGCTTTTACCGAATCAGGGACGAGTTATTCAAACGGGGCCTATTCGAGTTCTTTGCATTGCCGATGTTCGAG GCAACTTAAGATCGCTGAACGAACTCGCAAAGCAAGCTCGCGCCGACCACATCATTCATACTGGTGATTTCGGTTTCTACGACGACACATCACTGGATCGTATTGCCGAGAAGACCCTCAAGCATGTCGCCCAGTACTCTCCTCTGATCCCCGATCCGGTCAAGAAGGCAATCCAACAAGGTGGAAATGGCCCTGTCAAAACCCGATTCCCTGCCAGCGATCTCCCCCTGTCCGAACTCCCGATGTTGCTCAGTGGAGAGGTGAAGCTTGATGTTCCTGTCTATACCGTATGGGGTGCCTGTGAGGATGTTAGAGTTCTGGAAAAATTCCGATCGTCCGAGTATAAGGTTCCCAACCTTCACATCATTGACGAGGCTCGCTCTATGCTGCTTGAAATTGGTGGGGTCAAGCTTAGACTGCTGGGTCTCGGCGGTGCCGTTGTCATGCACAAGTTGTTCGACAATGGTGAAGGTCGAACTACTATTGCCGGTGGTCAAGGTACCATGTGGACGACGCTATTGCAGATGGGAGAACTTGTGGACACCGCACATCGAGTCTACGACCCTACTGAAACCAGAATCTTCATCACACACGCCTCACCTGCTAGAGAGGGCATTTTGAACCAGCTCTCCGTTGCCCTCAAGGCAGATTTCTCCATTTCTGCCGGCCTGCACTTTCGATATGGCAGCTCATACAACGAGTTTAGCGTTAACCCGACCCTGGATCACTACCGCGGAAAGCTTGCCGCATCCAAAGCCTCCTTCAATGACGTTTGGGAGACTGTCAAGGGTGAGGTTGAGCCGGCCATCGCGCAGAATGAGGCTCAGCAGAACCTTCTCAAGAATGCCTTGCAAATCGTTGAAAAgatgccaacaacagcagccggTGGTAATCCGTTTGGTGGCCCCGTGACCGGCCAGGCTGCTTTGGGCCAAGTGGATGAGAGTGCTTTCAAGAACATGTGGAATTTCAACCttgctgatgctgcattTGGCTATCTCGTATTGGAAATCCAGGATGGACGTATTGGCACCGAAATGCGTGCCCAGGGCTTCAACTTTTCCCACCGTGGTGCTAAACAGCAGCCCGGGACCgctcctcctgctgctgccaccagcACTGCTCCTCCATCTGCCGCCACCACTGCCCCTACTGTCAGCACTCCTGCACCCCCTGCTGCTACTGCACAACCTGCGGCTCCAGTGCCCAGACAAGCATCCGGAACACAACAGCCAAAGGGTGCTTCGGCCACCTCACAGGCGTCTGGCCCAGTCAAGCCGGCTACTCCTCAGCCAGGACAGACGTCTGCCAAGTCCGGTGCTACCAAGGACAATGAAAAGACACCAGCTGCCCCCAACGGATCTGCGAACGGCCCCGAGCCTGCGTCGTCGCCTGCCCCCAAGGTTCCAGCCTCTGACATTATTGGTCTCTTCATCATGAATGTGAGCAGCGAAGAACAGTGCCGCGACTTGTTTGATGACGccgacaagggcaagattgTGAAGATTGAGAAATGGGGCAATCAGAACAAGGTTGTTCAGTTTAAGACTAGTGAAGATCGAGACGCGGccatggctcgattgccgGAGGAGATAAAGACGCGCACCCAGGAAGACCGATCCCGACCTCTTGTCAAGATATTCCAACACCGGGAGGGCAAGACATTTAGCACCCGCGGTGGAGCTGGAAACTGGGGTGGTAATGCTCGAGGCGGTGCTTCGGCTAGTGGATATAAAAGCGCAGGCACCGGCAACAGCGACTCGGAGAGCAATCGACGCGGTGGACGCGGCGGCCGAGGCGGACGAGGAAGTGATCGGGGACGTGGTGGACGCGGACGCGGAGGCATGAAGGGCGAAGCTGGTACTTCATCTCCAGCGGCAGCCCCTTCAACGCCAGCTGAATGA
- a CDS encoding ubiquinone biosynthesis methyltransferase coq5 (similar to Metarhizium robertsii ARSEF 23 XP_007818178.2), protein MSPGGSLALLILGILAFVGLIYWFLKSKINKFVEALLAYKRKITDVEQAAENSTTRTPTADRETHFGYETVTESEKQDRVAGVFSSVAESYDKMNDFMSLGIHRLWKDHFVSSLNPGATTPLGQPQRVLDVAGGTGDIAFRILHHSHIHNGNPNIHITISDINPDMLAVGKQRSLDLPASYQSNLSFLEANAEVLPSQIKDNSLDLYTVSFGIRNFSNIPAALREAHRVLKPGGVFACLEFSKVDQYPLLNAIYKRWSFSAIPLIGQLVAADRDSYQYLVESIERFPSQEAFRDMIVDAGFEVSGDGYENLTGGIAAIHKGIKPL, encoded by the exons ATGTCTCCAGGGGGCAGTCTCGCGCTCTTAATCTTGGGAATTTTAGCCTTTGTCGGTCTCATCTACTGGTTCCTCAAATCCAAAATCAACAAGTTTGTCGAAGCCTTGCTCGCCTACAAGCGCAAGATTACCGATGTCGAACAAGCTGCGGAAAACTCTACCACA cgAACACCAACAGCTGATCGCGAAACACACTTTGGTTACGAGACGGTCACCGAGAGCGAGAAACAAGATCGAGTGGCCGGTGTCTTCTCCAGCGTTGCCGAGTCATATGACAAGATGAACGATTTCATGTCCCTAGGTATTCATAGACTTTGGAA AGACCATTTCGTCTCCTCTCTCAACCCAGGAGCAACCACACCTCTCGGTCAACCCCAAAGAGTCCTCGACGTAGCCGGCGGCACGGGCGACATCGCCTTCCGCATCCTTCACCACTCCCACATTCACAACGGCAACCCCAACATCCACATCACCATATCCGATATCAACCCCGACATGCTTGCCGTTGGTAAACAGCGCTCCCTCGACCTCCCAGCCTCTTACCAGTCGAACCTGTCCTTCCTGGAGGCCAACGCCGAGGTGCTCCCCTCTCAGATCAAAGACAACTCCCTCGACCTGTACACCGTTTCCTTTGGCATCAGaaacttctccaacatccCTGCCGCATTGAGGGAGGCTCACCGCGTCCTGAAACCCGGCGGTGTATTTGCCTGTTTGGAATTCTCCAAAGTAGACCAATACCCGCTGCTCAACGCCATCTATAAGAGGTGGTCCTTCAGTGCAATCCCCCTGATTGGTCAATTAGTCGCAGCGGATAGAGACAGTTATCAGTATCTCGTGGAAAGTATAGAGAGGTTTCCTAGCCAGGAAGCCTTTAGGGATATGATTGTTGATGCGGGGTTCGAAGTTTCGGGAGATGGGTACGAAAACTTGACTGGTGGAATTGCGGCTATTCACAAGGGGATTAAGCCGCTGTAA